Proteins found in one Triticum aestivum cultivar Chinese Spring chromosome 4D, IWGSC CS RefSeq v2.1, whole genome shotgun sequence genomic segment:
- the LOC123097224 gene encoding glycolipid transfer protein 2-like, which translates to MEAEIERMKMHKGKSELRMDMHGGQEELYFVSSGDGDDQEQEWYKIRSSTMDLLCVSKHFLHVLDVIRPTLLVLSQDIEQNVQRVSLCRDYKYLHATDSLKYASLTVMVTKEVVEGTSKKTNSCARAIIWLTRSLNFSIHLLEGLVKNSESSLQEMVEEAYKSTLKPFHGWISSAAYKV; encoded by the exons ATGGAAGCAGAGATAGAAAGGATGAAGATGCACAAGGGAAAGTCTGAGCTGAGGATGGACATGCATGGAGGACAGGAGGAGCTCTACTTCGTCAGCTCTGGAGATGGTGATGATCAGGAGCAGGAGTGGTACAAAATTAGGTCATCCACCATGGATCTCCTCTGCGTCTCCAAGCATTTTCTCCATGTCCTTG ATGTGATTAGGCCGACGCTACTAGTCCTCAGTCAAGACATTGAGCAAAATGTTCAG CGAGTTTCCCTTTGCAGAGATTACAAGTATCTCCATGCAACAGACTCTTTGAAATATGCGAGCTTGACGGTGATGGTGACGAAGGAAGTGGTGGAAGGGACCTCAAAGAAGACCAATAGTTGCGCCAGGGCAATTATCTGGTTGACCAG GTCGCTGAATTTCTCGATACATTTGCTGGAGGGATTAGTGAAGAACTCAGAGTCAAGCCTGCAAGAGATGGTGGAAGAAGCATACAAGAGCACCCTCAAGCCGTTCCATGGATGGATCTCATCAGCTGCTTACAAGGTATGA